The following are encoded together in the Streptomyces rapamycinicus NRRL 5491 genome:
- a CDS encoding DUF4239 domain-containing protein, which produces MPEWLIMTLVMAGTCAVVVTGAVLNSRRLGEDDDPDETPDVLDYMIMMIGVVYAIVLGLAIAGVWEARSAAQDGVRTEAQALHEVAERASVYPRPVRDRIRDDVDTYVDHVVHTEWKVMLDKGELTDRGTELLTTLRRDVTLAAPHNDLQSQAYQPMVDQVAAVDDARGARQQSAGSTMPPLVWFGLVLGAALVIGLVFTLQIRRSPRELMLAVMFTALIVFLLFLVWDFDEPFGRSVGDSTTAFTDLFPSARGES; this is translated from the coding sequence ATGCCCGAATGGCTGATTATGACCCTGGTGATGGCCGGGACTTGCGCGGTCGTGGTGACCGGGGCGGTCCTCAACTCCCGCAGACTCGGGGAGGATGACGATCCGGACGAGACCCCCGATGTCCTCGACTACATGATCATGATGATCGGCGTGGTCTACGCGATCGTGCTGGGCCTGGCCATCGCCGGTGTCTGGGAGGCGCGCTCCGCCGCGCAGGACGGGGTCCGTACCGAGGCGCAGGCGCTGCACGAGGTGGCCGAGCGGGCGAGCGTCTACCCCCGCCCGGTGCGCGACCGCATCCGCGACGACGTGGACACGTATGTGGACCATGTGGTGCACACCGAGTGGAAGGTGATGCTCGACAAGGGCGAGCTCACCGACCGCGGCACCGAGCTGCTGACCACCCTGCGCCGCGATGTCACCCTCGCGGCCCCGCACAACGACCTCCAGTCGCAGGCGTATCAGCCGATGGTGGATCAGGTGGCCGCCGTGGACGACGCGCGCGGCGCCCGGCAGCAGAGCGCGGGGTCCACCATGCCCCCGCTGGTCTGGTTCGGCCTGGTGCTCGGCGCGGCGCTGGTGATCGGGCTGGTCTTCACCCTGCAGATCCGCCGCTCGCCCCGGGAGCTGATGCTCGCGGTGATGTTCACCGCGCTCATCGTCTTCCTGCTCTTCCTGGTGTGGGACTTCGACGAGCCCTTCGGACGGTCGGTCGGCGACTCGACGACGGCCTTCACCGATCTGTTCCCCAGCGCACGGGGAGAGTCTTGA
- a CDS encoding cytochrome P450 produces the protein MNPVEAFLPETYTAGVPYALFGELRATRPVCRIDEPAVGAWPAGPGFWAVFRHADVKHVLRTPEVFSSHLGATQIRDPDTPADLEFVRAMMLNQDPPDHSRSRRIVAAAFTPRAVRELEAAIEERAVALVDSVAGRGEADFVELAADLPVWTLAQVMGVPEGDRRLLFDWAGRVIGYQDADYAGLSTAAREELSPIGRAALAHRPSSAPRRPDGRPMNPRSREALADMFAYAHALAERPRPGSVMARMREGGLSRDEFENMFFLFAVAGNETLRNGIPGGLLTLLDHPESLRLLLDRPELTGSAVEEMLRYWPPVIDFRRTATRDVELGGQLIRRGAKVVVFHASANRDETVFTDPDRFDVTRAPNDHLSFGFGPHVCLGAHLARVQMRAMLRAALDRLPGLRRAGEPVRLTSNFQNGLKTLPVRWGTDR, from the coding sequence GTGAACCCTGTCGAGGCGTTCCTCCCCGAGACCTACACCGCCGGTGTCCCGTACGCCCTGTTCGGCGAATTGCGGGCCACCCGCCCCGTCTGCCGGATCGACGAGCCCGCGGTCGGGGCCTGGCCGGCCGGCCCCGGCTTCTGGGCGGTGTTCCGGCACGCCGACGTCAAACACGTCCTGCGCACCCCCGAGGTCTTCTCCTCCCACCTCGGGGCCACCCAGATCCGCGACCCCGACACGCCCGCCGACCTGGAGTTCGTGCGGGCGATGATGCTCAACCAGGACCCGCCCGACCACTCCCGCAGCCGCCGTATCGTCGCCGCGGCCTTCACCCCGCGCGCCGTACGGGAGCTGGAGGCGGCCATCGAGGAGCGCGCGGTGGCGCTCGTGGACTCCGTGGCCGGGCGCGGTGAGGCCGACTTCGTGGAGCTCGCCGCCGATCTGCCGGTCTGGACCCTCGCCCAGGTGATGGGCGTCCCCGAGGGCGACCGGCGGCTGCTGTTCGACTGGGCCGGCAGGGTCATCGGCTACCAGGACGCCGACTACGCCGGACTGTCCACCGCGGCCCGCGAGGAGCTGAGCCCCATCGGGCGCGCCGCCCTCGCCCACCGGCCGTCCTCGGCGCCGCGCCGCCCGGACGGCCGGCCGATGAACCCGCGCTCCCGCGAGGCCCTGGCCGATATGTTCGCGTACGCCCACGCACTCGCCGAGCGGCCCCGGCCGGGCAGTGTGATGGCGCGGATGCGGGAGGGCGGGCTGAGCCGGGACGAGTTCGAGAACATGTTCTTCCTCTTCGCCGTGGCGGGCAACGAGACGCTGCGCAACGGCATCCCGGGCGGGCTGCTCACCCTGCTCGACCACCCCGAGAGCCTGCGGCTGCTGCTCGACCGGCCCGAGCTGACCGGCTCCGCGGTGGAGGAGATGCTGCGCTACTGGCCGCCCGTCATCGACTTCCGGCGCACCGCCACCCGCGATGTGGAGCTCGGCGGACAGCTCATCCGGCGCGGTGCGAAGGTCGTGGTCTTCCACGCCTCGGCCAACCGCGACGAGACGGTCTTCACCGACCCCGACCGGTTCGACGTCACCCGCGCCCCCAACGACCATCTGAGTTTCGGCTTCGGGCCGCATGTCTGCCTGGGCGCGCATCTGGCCCGGGTCCAGATGCGGGCCATGCTGCGCGCCGCCCTGGACCGGCTGCCGGGGCTGCGCCGGGCCGGTGAACCGGTGCGGCTCACCTCCAACTTCCAGAACGGGCTCAAGACTCTCCCCGTGCGCTGGGGAACAGATCGGTGA
- a CDS encoding metallophosphoesterase family protein codes for MSGTHGGELLAISDLHVAYPENRAIVERLRPGSDDDWLIVAGDVGEVFSEIEEVLGLLSERFAKVIWSPGNHELWTHPKDPLEVRGVARYEALVEMCRAKGIVTPEDPYPLWEGIGGPLVIAPLFLLYDYTFRLDGLATKEAALAHAHEAGVVCTDEHFLHPDPYPTRDAWCRARVAETEARLAAVDPELRTVLINHWPMTRLPTRVLRYPDFALWCGTELTADWHVRFRAETVVYGHLHIPRTTVEDGVKFQEVSVGYPREWKAHGRLPEDPLRRILPVPVA; via the coding sequence ATGAGCGGCACCCACGGGGGCGAACTCCTCGCCATCAGCGACCTTCATGTGGCCTATCCGGAGAACCGGGCGATCGTGGAGCGGCTGCGGCCCGGCTCCGACGACGACTGGCTGATCGTCGCGGGGGACGTCGGCGAGGTTTTCTCCGAGATCGAGGAGGTCCTCGGCCTGCTGAGCGAGCGCTTCGCCAAAGTCATCTGGTCACCCGGGAACCACGAGCTGTGGACCCATCCCAAGGACCCATTGGAAGTCAGGGGGGTGGCGCGCTACGAGGCGCTGGTGGAGATGTGCCGGGCGAAGGGCATCGTCACGCCCGAGGACCCCTACCCGCTCTGGGAGGGCATCGGCGGGCCGCTGGTCATCGCCCCGCTGTTCCTGCTCTACGACTACACCTTCCGCCTCGACGGCCTGGCCACCAAGGAGGCCGCGCTGGCCCACGCCCATGAGGCGGGGGTGGTCTGCACCGACGAGCACTTCCTGCACCCCGACCCCTACCCCACCCGGGACGCGTGGTGCCGGGCCCGGGTCGCCGAGACCGAGGCGCGGCTGGCGGCCGTCGACCCGGAGCTGCGGACCGTGCTCATCAACCACTGGCCGATGACCCGGCTGCCCACCCGGGTGCTGCGCTACCCCGACTTCGCGCTGTGGTGCGGCACCGAGCTGACCGCCGACTGGCATGTGCGGTTCCGGGCCGAGACGGTCGTCTACGGCCATCTGCACATCCCCCGGACGACGGTGGAGGACGGGGTGAAGTTCCAGGAGGTCTCGGTCGGCTACCCCCGGGAGTGGAAGGCCCACGGCCGGCTGCCCGAGGACCCGCTGCGCCGGATCCTCCCGGTGCCGGTGGCGTAG
- a CDS encoding universal stress protein, giving the protein MVDKLPPSFERGTDGPKVIVAGLDGSESSWRATAYAAGLARRQKALLVVVYIQPVLAAGAALGASVADTTGEVAEELMREMREATERLRGVFEVRWEFHTFRGDPYNGLAQAADELKADAVVVGASEQAGHRFVGSVAVRLVKAGRWPVTVVP; this is encoded by the coding sequence GTGGTGGACAAACTCCCTCCGTCTTTTGAACGGGGAACCGACGGACCGAAGGTCATCGTGGCCGGACTGGACGGTTCCGAATCCTCCTGGCGCGCCACGGCCTACGCCGCCGGGCTGGCCAGACGCCAGAAGGCGCTGCTGGTCGTGGTCTACATCCAGCCGGTGCTGGCCGCGGGGGCGGCGCTCGGTGCCTCGGTGGCCGACACCACAGGTGAGGTGGCCGAGGAGCTGATGCGGGAGATGCGGGAGGCCACCGAGCGGCTGCGCGGGGTCTTCGAGGTGCGCTGGGAGTTCCACACCTTCCGGGGCGATCCGTACAACGGCCTGGCCCAGGCGGCCGATGAGCTGAAGGCCGACGCCGTGGTGGTGGGCGCGTCCGAGCAGGCCGGGCACCGTTTCGTCGGCTCGGTGGCCGTACGGCTGGTCAAGGCCGGGCGC